In Methanobacterium sp. Maddingley MBC34, the sequence CAGATTGTTCTTTAACATCTTCAGCCACAGTTTTATGGGCAGTACGTTCGCGAGGGTGTTGTCCTAGAACATAGGCTACTTTCACGGGCGAACTCGAGTTACCGTATGGTCCTTCTTTAATTACGCTGCCATATGATTCATTTCCCAGGGATTCCTGAGTGATGGGTGTTGTGGTAGGAGGTTCTTCTGCAGAATAAACATTGTAAATGGGGAATAAAAAAACCAAAAACAGGATAATAAATGTAAATATTCCTAAATACCCTTTATGGTTTTCATGGGATTGGATTTTCTTCTTTAATCCCAATATTTTCTCTTTAAAACCATCTAAATTATCTTTCAAATTAAACCGCCACCGTAAGTCCCTGCGAATAATAGTTTTCCTGTTTGTTTATTCTAAGTTAGTTCTTCTCATAAACTAATGTATAACTGCATCGATTATATAAAAGAGATTACTTTAGTCAGGAAATCCAATTGTCATAGTAAGACAGGTTAGTAAGAATACCTTTAAAATTTTTGTTAGACTACAATACTTTTTAGTCAGTCTAGATATATTTTAATAAATAAGGCAACTGATTGCAACTGATTATAATTTTCAGTAATTATTTTGAATATTAAACAACGGATCAAATCTTTTTAATAAAAATAGAAGTGATTCAGACCTGTAAAAGGTGTATCCAAAAAAAGTGGTTAATGAAATGTTAAACGCAGAAACTTATTTAACCTCCCAAAAAGGTATTGGAGGACAGATCAGAGCCCTAAACGAAGATTTTTATGTGGAAGAAATCCCTGAAACCCAACCCAGTGGTGAAGGGCCAAACACATGGCTTTGGATTGAGAAAAATGGTAGAACTACTCTGGAAGTGGTTTTAGACATTGCAAGGGAGCTTAAAATCAACCGTAAGCAGATGGGCTTCGCCGGAATGAAAGACAAAAAAGCAGTAACCCGGCAGTGGATATGTATCAGTAACAAAACACCTGAAGAACTTCAGGGGCTGGAAGATAAGCTTCACCATGTTAAAATAATTAATATAACTCCTAATCAGAAGAAGCTGCGTATGGGACAACTGGTGGGAAACAAATTCCGGCTGATGGTAAGGGATGTGGAAGATCCGGAAGCAGCTGCTCAGGAAGCAGAGGAAATCCTCAGTGAACTAAAGGAAAGGGGAGTGCCTAACTACTATGGATATCAACGTTTTGGCAAAGACCGACCCAACACCCACTTGGTGGGTAAAGCATTGATCAAAGGAGGTGTTAAAGAGGCGGTTGATCGTTACATTGGTCATCCATTTGATACTGAGCCAAAACACATCCAGGAGGCGCGCCGATTCTATGATGAGGGTGAACTGGAAGAGTCCCTGGAGTCAATGCCTAGTGGAATGAGATACGAGAAAATGATGCTACGTGCTCTCATTAAAGAAATGAAAAAGAGGGGAACTTTAAATGAGAAATCATACATTCTAGCACTTAGAAGTATTCCCAAACCCCTGAGCAGGATGTTTGTCCACGCATACCAGTCCTACCTTTTCAACAGGGTGGTTAGTGAACGTACCAAACTGGGTATTGACCAGTACGTGAAGGGAGATATTTTAATTGACAATGAAGAACACCTTATCCATGAATTTAGAGAAGAAGAAATAGATACCGAGATAAAAAATTTCCAGGCCCATCCTTCAGCACCATTATACGGGAGTAAGGTGCCACTGGCCGGTGGTAAACTGGGAGAGATGGAGCAGAAAATATTGGATGAGGAAAACCTTAAACTGGAGGATTTCACTGTGCCCCAGATGCCCAAACTGGGCAGTCATGGTATACGCAGAGCTATGCGCTTTAAGATATGGGATGTGTCTGCTAAGGCAACAGAAGAAGGTGTAATGTTGAGTTTTTCCATTCCAAAAGGATGTTACGCCACTGCAGTTTTAAGGGAAGTTATGAAGGTGGATGTATATTAAAGGTCAATAAGAATGATAGACGGTATCCAATGAGATGAACCACATGAATCTGGTAAACGCAATAATAGGGGCTTTTTTAGGAATTTTAGCTGCAATGGTGATTTTAATTTTCTATAACAAACTTAATCAGAATAAAGGATAGGATTACCTGGATTATTTAAATAAGGTGAGATACAGCATTGAACTGTCAACAGAATGTAAAAAATGGGATCTAAAATAAAAGATGGATCTACAATTATCTTGTAATGCCAGTGTTTAAGGGTGTTTATCTGCGTTATAGATGTTTATCTGCGTTATAGAGATATTTTTGGAAACAAGGTATTCATTACTAAAATCTGATTTTGGGTAATATAATTACATTTTCAATATTTTCTGTTCGATATTACTTTTCTCATGCTCTTACCAAACGCACATCAGATATCAGACCATAGGTTAAATTACCCCTCATATTAAGAGGGGTGCCCCCTCAGTAATTCTTGAATAATAAAAAACGAGAGATAGCTAATTGATCTAAATTAATCCTATAATTAATCCATTTAGAAGGATTTAGTTAATCATCGTTTAGTTAATTTTTATGAAAATTAGTAAAGAAATCATTAAGAAGTTAAAATTCGAAGATATAAAAAGATTTTTGGGGGTTCAAATTAAATTTTGAACCGTTTTTTAAGCTCACTTTTTGCTCTTTTTTCTATTTCTTTGCCACCTTTTCCTTTTGCCTGTTTTTCCAGTTCTTTGGCGGCTTTTTTAGTTACTGAGTCCAGTAATCCCATGAAATCCCTCCGTTAATGTAAGTAATTTTTGTTTAATGTTATTTTTCTGCATATTTTTCAGGATTTTCTTCGAACTCTTTTTTGCA encodes:
- a CDS encoding tRNA pseudouridine synthase, TruD family (PFAM: tRNA pseudouridine synthase D (TruD)~TIGRFAM: tRNA pseudouridine synthase, TruD family), whose translation is MLNAETYLTSQKGIGGQIRALNEDFYVEEIPETQPSGEGPNTWLWIEKNGRTTLEVVLDIARELKINRKQMGFAGMKDKKAVTRQWICISNKTPEELQGLEDKLHHVKIINITPNQKKLRMGQLVGNKFRLMVRDVEDPEAAAQEAEEILSELKERGVPNYYGYQRFGKDRPNTHLVGKALIKGGVKEAVDRYIGHPFDTEPKHIQEARRFYDEGELEESLESMPSGMRYEKMMLRALIKEMKKRGTLNEKSYILALRSIPKPLSRMFVHAYQSYLFNRVVSERTKLGIDQYVKGDILIDNEEHLIHEFREEEIDTEIKNFQAHPSAPLYGSKVPLAGGKLGEMEQKILDEENLKLEDFTVPQMPKLGSHGIRRAMRFKIWDVSAKATEEGVMLSFSIPKGCYATAVLREVMKVDVY